From Columba livia isolate bColLiv1 breed racing homer chromosome 5, bColLiv1.pat.W.v2, whole genome shotgun sequence, one genomic window encodes:
- the MADD gene encoding MAP kinase-activating death domain protein isoform X30, which yields MVQKKKICPRLLDYLVIIGARQPSSDSVAQTPELLRRYPLEDHVDFPLPPDVVFFCQPEGCLSVRQKRMSFRDDTSFVFTLTDKDTGVIRYGICVNFYRSFQKRVPKEKGEGTGGHRAREGQKTSKSGDASAPQEEVGTESSESGSSLQAPSTESTPDVNRSPRTKRLAKGSHRSRNSTLTSLCILSHYPFFSTFRECLYTLKRLVDCCSERLLGKKLGIPRGVQRDTMWRIFTGSLLVEEKSSVLLHDLREIEAWIYRLLRSPMPVAGQKRVDVEVLPHELQPALTFALPDPSRFTLVDFPLHLPLELLGVDACLQVLTCILLEHKVVLQSRDYNALSMSVMAFVAMIYPLEYMFPVIPLLPTCMASAEQLLLAPTPYIIGVPASFFLYKLDFKMPDDVWLIDLDTNRVIVPTNAESLPALPEPEASELKKHLKQALASMSLNTQPILNLEKFHEGQEVPLLLGRPQNDLQSTPSTEFNPLIYGNDVDSVDVATRVAMVRFFNSPNVLQGFQMHTRTLRLFPRPVVAFQANSFLASRPKQTPFADKLSRTQAVEYFGEWSLNPTNYAFQRIHNNMFDPALIGDKPKWYAHQLQPIHYRVYDSNSQLAEALNVPVEKETDSDPTDDSDSVDYDDSSSSYSSLGDFVSEMMKCDINGDTPNVDPLTHAALGDASEVEFDDFQEYSGDLDEQAMDSENSQENNQPRSSSSTTASSSPSTVIHGVNHLYVTQVSEQINDLTGPQESADSTEMEEKLVAGFSNLPSLSLQPSFPKISLDRRESDSAAGSMSSSEGAVRKREYDNPYFEPQYGFPTEDEDDEQEESYTPRFNQNLNGSRSQKLLRPNSLKLANDSDADSDSRASSPNSTVSNNSSEGFGGIMSFASSLYRNHSTSFSLSNLALPTKVGRDKNTPFPSLKGNRRALVDQKSSVIKHSPTVKRESPSPQGRTSNSSENQQFLKEVVHNVLDGQGVGWLNMKRVRRLLESEQLRVFVLSKLNRTIQSEEDARQDVIQDVEISRKVYKGMLDLLKCTVLSLEQSYANAGLGGMASVFGLLEIAHTHYYNKEPEKRKRSPTDGSITPVGKDPASSPRVDPKPAMQLPVPQLMPKAPSPAGKGPREFDTRSLKEENFIASIGPEGVKHFDLGETDEKKSQISADSGLSLASGSQKSDFDSVPSGGPAVMVRSTSQDSEVSTVVSNSSGETLGADSDLSSNAGDGPSVENGGNLAGSRGTVSDSEIETNSATSSIFAKSHNLKQNVKDSKGVTLGRGPEDGNQRVYLYEGLLGKERSTLWDQMQFWEDAFLDAVMLEREGMGMDQGPQEMIDRYLSLGEHDRKRLEDDEDRLLATLLHNMIAYMLMIKVNKNDIRKKVRRLMGKSHIGLVHSQQINDILDKLANLNGRDLPVRPSGSRHIKKQTFVVHAGTDTTGDIFFMEVCDDCIVLRSNIGTVYERWWYEKLINMTYCPKTKVLCLWRRNGQETQLNKFYTKKCRELYYCVKDSMERAAARQQSIKPGPELGGEFPVQDMKTGEGGLLQVTLEGINLKFMHSQVFIELNHIKKCNTVRGVFVLEEFVPETKEVVSHKYKTPMAHEICYSVLCLFSYVAAIRGKEAENKSKPPRPVSS from the exons GCAGCCAAGTAGTGATAGTGTTGCTCAGACTCCTGAACTGCTGCGACGTTACCCTCTAGAAGACCATGTGGACTTCCCTCTGCCCCCTGATGTTGTGTTCTTCTGCCAGCCAGAAGGGTGCCTGAGTGTGCGGCAAAAACGTATGAGCTTCCGTGACGACACTTCCTTTGTCTTCACGCTCACGGACAAGGATACAGGTGTCATTCGCTATGGAATCTGTGTCAACTTCTACCGCTCCTTCCAGAAGCGAGTACccaaggagaagggagaaggcaCAGGGGGGCATCGAGCTCGGGAAGGACAGAAAACCTCCAAATCTGGGGATGCATCTGCACCCCAAGAGGAAGTGGGCACCGAGAGTTCGGAGAGCGGTTCTTCGCTGCAGGCTCCAAGTACAGAGTCAACCCCAGATGTGAACCGGTCACCGCGCACTAAACGTCTGGCCAAAGGCAGCCATCGCTCCCGGAACAGCACTCTGACTTCTCTGTGCATCCTTAGTCATTATCCCTTCTTTTCCACCTTTCGTGAATGTCTGTACACCCTCAAGAGACTTGTGGACTGCTGTAGTGAGAGATTGTTGGGCAAGAAGTTGGGGATTCCTCGTGGGGTGCAGAG GGATACAATGTGGCGGATTTTCACAGGCTCCCTCCTGGTGGAAGAAAAGTCTAGTGTGTTGCTACACGACCTGCGGGAGATCGAGGCCTGGATCTACCGGCTGCTCCGCTCGCCGATGCCTGTCGCTGGTCAGAAGAGGGTGGATGTGGAAGTCTTGCCACACGAGTTGCAGCCGGCTTTGACCTTTGCCCTTCCCGATCCATCCCGCTTCACCTTGGTGGATTTTCCACTACATCTGCCTTTGGAGTTGTTGGGAGTGGATGCTTGCCTACAGGTGCTGACCTGCATCCTTCTGGAGCACAAG GTTGTATTGCAGTCCCGAGATTATAATGCGCTCTCAATGTCTGTGATGGCCTTTGTGGCTATGATCTACCCGCTAGAGTACATGTTCCCAGTGATCCCTCTGCTTCCCACCTGCATGGCCTCTGCAGAACAG TTGCTTCTAGCCCCTACACCTTATATCATTGGTGTTCCAGCAAGTTTCTTCCTTTACaaactggattttaaaatgCCTGATGATGTATGGCTAATTGACCTGGATACCAATAGG GTGATTGTTCCCACAAATGCAGAATCTTTGCCAGCACTGCCAGAACCAGAAGCTTCAGAGCTGAAAAAGCATCTGAAACAG GCACTGGCCAGCATGAGTCTGAATACTCAGCCCATTCTTAATCTAGAGAAGTTCCACGAGGGGCAGGAGGTGCCACTGCTGCTGGGAAGACCACAGAATGATTTGCAATCTACTCCCTCCACAGAATTCAACCCTCTGATCTATGGAAATGATGTGGACTCTGTGGATGTGGCTACAAG gGTTGCTATGGTGAGATTCTTCAACTCACCAAATGTTTTGCAAGGTTTCCAGATGCATACTCGCACTCTTCGTCTCTTCCCACGACCAGTGGTGGCCTTCCAGGCAAATTCTTTTCTTGCCTCTAGACCAAAGCAAACACCTTTTGCAGATAAGCTTTCCAGGACACAGGCAGTAGAATACTTTGGAGAATGGTCACTCAATCCTACTAACTATGCTTTCCAAAGAATTCATAACA ACATGTTTGACCCAGCCCTGATTGGTGACAAACCGAAGTGGTACGCTCACCAGCTGCAGCCCATCCACTATCGTGTTTATGATAGCAATTCTCAGCTGGCTGAAGCGCTGAATGTCCCagtagagaaagaaacagaCTCTGATCCCACTGATGACAG TGACAGTGTCGACTATGATGACTCAAGTTCCTCATACTCCTCCCTTGGTGACTTTGTCAGTGAGATGATGAAATGTGACATTAATGGCGATACCCCAA ATGTTGACCCCCTGACTCACGCAGCCCTTGGTGATGCTAGTGAAGTGGAATTTGATGATTTTCAAGAATATTCAGGGGATCTGGATGAACAGGCCATGGACAGTGAAAACTCCCAAGAGAACAACCAGCCTCGTTCAAGTTCCAGTACTACAGCCAGTagcagccccagcactgtcATCCATGGCGTGAATCAT TTGTATGTAACGCAAGTTAGCGAACAGATCAATGATTTGACTGGTCCACAGGAGTCAGCAGATTcaacagaaatggaagagaagcTGGTTGCTGGATTTTCAAATCTCCCTTCCTTGTCACTGCAACCAAGCTTTCCCAAGATAAGCTTGGATCGTCGTGAGAGTGACAGCGCAGCTGGCAGCATGAGCTCCTCAGAAGGGGCGGTGAGGAAGCGAGAGTATGACAACCCGTACTTTGAGCCACAGTATGGCTTTCCTACggaggatgaagatgatgagCAGGAAGAGAGCTACACCCCAAGGTTTAACCAGAATCTCAACGGAAGCAG GTCTCAGAAGTTACTCCGTCCAAACAGTTTAAAACTGGCCAATGATTCTGATGCAGATTCAGATTCCAGGGCCAGCTCCCCGAACTCTACTGTGTCCAACAACAGCAGTGAAGGTTTTGGGGGCATCATGTCTTTTGCAA GCAGTTTGTACAGAAACCACAGCACAAGCTTCAGTCTGTCCAACTTAGCCCTACCAACCAAAGTTGGGAGAGACAAGAACACTCCCTTTCCCAGCCTGAAAG GAAACAGACGAGCCCTGGTGGATCAAAAGTCTTCGGTCATTAAGCACAGCCCAACAGTGAAGAGAGAGTCTCCATCGCCTCAGGGACGAACTAGCAATTCCag TGAGAACCAGCAATTCCTGAAGGAGGTGGTACACAATGTTCTCGATGGGCAAGGTGTTGGCTGGTTGAACATGAAGAGAGTCCGACGTCTGCTGGAGAGTGAGCAGCTCCGTGTCTTTGTACTAAGCAAGCTGAATCGCACGATCCAGTCAGAAGAAGATGCTCGACAGGATGTCATACAGGATGTG GAGATCAGCCGCAAGGTTTATAAAGGTATGCTGGACTTGCTGAAGTGCACCGTGCTGAGCCTGGAGCAGTCATATGCAAATGCTGGCCTGGGAGGCATGGCCAGTGTTTTTGGCCTGCTAGAGATAGCACATACTCACTATTACAACAAAG aaccagagaaaagaaaacGAAGCCCAACGGATGGATCTATCACTCCAGTTGGCAAGGATCCTGCATCATCTCCAAGAGTGGACCCAAAACCTGCGATGCAGCTGCCTGTACCTCAGCTGATGCCAAAGGCACCGAGCCCTGCAGGCAAAGGACCAAGGGAGTTTGACACAAGGAgtctaaaggaagaaaattttattgCTTCCATTG gGCCAGAAGGTGTGAAACACTTTGATTTGGGAGAAACGGATgagaaaaaatcccaaatcagTGCAGACAGTGGCCTTAGTTTGGCCTCAGGTTCTCAG AAGAGTGATTTTGACTCTGTTCCCAGTGGAGGACCGGCAGTTATGGTCCGAAGTACAAGCCAGGATTCTGAAGTTAGCACAGTG GTTAGTAACAGTTCCGGAGAGACACTGGGAGCAGACAGTGACTTGAGTAGCAATGCCGGTGATGGACCGAGTGTGGAAAATGGTGGCAATTTGGCAGGATCCAGAGGCACTGTGTCAGACAGTGAAATTGAGACAAACTCTGCTACTAGCTCTATCTTT GCAAAGTCCCACAACCTGAAGCAGAATGTGAAGGACAGCAAAGGCGTTACCCTTGGGAGAGGTCCAGAGGATGGGAACCAACGTGTCTATCTCTATGAAGGACTGCTGG GCAAAGAGCGTTCAACTTTGTGGGACCAGATGCAGTTCTGGGAAGATGCTTTTTTGGATGCTGTGATGTTAGAGAGAGAAGGGATGGGGATGGACCAGGGACCTCAGGAGATGATTGACAG GTATCTTTCCCTGGGAGAACATGATCGAAAGCGTTTGGAGGATGATGAGGACCGCTTGTTGGCTACACTGCTGCATAATATGATTGCTTATATGCTTATGATAAAG GTGAACAAGAATGATATTAGGAAGAAGGTGCGTCGTCTGATGGGAAAATCACATATTGGATTGGTGCACAGCCAGCAAATAAATGATATTCTAGACAAGCTTGCCAATCTG aatGGACGGGACCTCCCTGTAAGACCCAGTGGCAGTCGCCACATCAAGAAGCAGACTTTTGTGGTACACGCTGGGACAGACACAACAGGAGACATATTTTTCATGGAG GTATGTGATGATTGCATTGTGCTGAGAAGCAACATTGGAACTGTGTATGAACGTTGGTGGTATGAGAAACTCATCAACATGACGTACTGTCCCAAAACAAAAGTGCTGTGCCTGTGGCGGAGGAATGGTCAGGAGACACAACTGAACAAATTCTACACAAAGAAG TGTCGGGAATTATACTACTGTGTGAAAGACAGTATGGAGCGAGCAGCAGCAAGGCAGCAAAGCATTAAACCAG
- the MADD gene encoding MAP kinase-activating death domain protein isoform X32, which yields MVQKKKICPRLLDYLVIIGARQPSSDSVAQTPELLRRYPLEDHVDFPLPPDVVFFCQPEGCLSVRQKRMSFRDDTSFVFTLTDKDTGVIRYGICVNFYRSFQKRVPKEKGEGTGGHRAREGQKTSKSGDASAPQEEVGTESSESGSSLQAPSTESTPDVNRSPRTKRLAKGSHRSRNSTLTSLCILSHYPFFSTFRECLYTLKRLVDCCSERLLGKKLGIPRGVQRDTMWRIFTGSLLVEEKSSVLLHDLREIEAWIYRLLRSPMPVAGQKRVDVEVLPHELQPALTFALPDPSRFTLVDFPLHLPLELLGVDACLQVLTCILLEHKVVLQSRDYNALSMSVMAFVAMIYPLEYMFPVIPLLPTCMASAEQLLLAPTPYIIGVPASFFLYKLDFKMPDDVWLIDLDTNRVIVPTNAESLPALPEPEASELKKHLKQALASMSLNTQPILNLEKFHEGQEVPLLLGRPQNDLQSTPSTEFNPLIYGNDVDSVDVATRVAMVRFFNSPNVLQGFQMHTRTLRLFPRPVVAFQANSFLASRPKQTPFADKLSRTQAVEYFGEWSLNPTNYAFQRIHNNMFDPALIGDKPKWYAHQLQPIHYRVYDSNSQLAEALNVPVEKETDSDPTDDSDSVDYDDSSSSYSSLGDFVSEMMKCDINGDTPNVDPLTHAALGDASEVEFDDFQEYSGDLDEQAMDSENSQENNQPRSSSSTTASSSPSTVIHGVNHLYVTQVSEQINDLTGPQESADSTEMEEKLVAGFSNLPSLSLQPSFPKISLDRRESDSAAGSMSSSEGAVRKREYDNPYFEPQYGFPTEDEDDEQEESYTPRFNQNLNGSRSQKLLRPNSLKLANDSDADSDSRASSPNSTVSNNSSEGFGGIMSFASSLYRNHSTSFSLSNLALPTKVGRDKNTPFPSLKGNRRALVDQKSSVIKHSPTVKRESPSPQGRTSNSSENQQFLKEVVHNVLDGQGVGWLNMKRVRRLLESEQLRVFVLSKLNRTIQSEEDARQDVIQDVEISRKVYKGMLDLLKCTVLSLEQSYANAGLGGMASVFGLLEIAHTHYYNKEPEKRKRSPTDGSITPVGKDPASSPRVDPKPAMQLPVPQLMPKAPSPAGKGPREFDTRSLKEENFIASIGPEGVKHFDLGETDEKKSQISADSGLSLASGSQKSDFDSVPSGGPAVMVRSTSQDSEVSTVVSNSSGETLGADSDLSSNAGDGPSVENGGNLAGSRGTVSDSEIETNSATSSIFAKSHNLKQNVKDSKGVTLGRGPEDGNQRVYLYEGLLGRDKGSVWDQLEDAAMETFSMSKERSTLWDQMQFWEDAFLDAVMLEREGMGMDQGPQEMIDRYLSLGEHDRKRLEDDEDRLLATLLHNMIAYMLMIKVNKNDIRKKVRRLMGKSHIGLVHSQQINDILDKLANLNGRDLPVRPSGSRHIKKQTFVVHAGTDTTGDIFFMEVCDDCIVLRSNIGTVYERWWYEKLINMTYCPKTKVLCLWRRNGQETQLNKFYTKKCRELYYCVKDSMERAAARQQSIKPGPELGGEFPVQDMKTGEGGLLQVTLEGINLKFMHSQFLKLKKW from the exons GCAGCCAAGTAGTGATAGTGTTGCTCAGACTCCTGAACTGCTGCGACGTTACCCTCTAGAAGACCATGTGGACTTCCCTCTGCCCCCTGATGTTGTGTTCTTCTGCCAGCCAGAAGGGTGCCTGAGTGTGCGGCAAAAACGTATGAGCTTCCGTGACGACACTTCCTTTGTCTTCACGCTCACGGACAAGGATACAGGTGTCATTCGCTATGGAATCTGTGTCAACTTCTACCGCTCCTTCCAGAAGCGAGTACccaaggagaagggagaaggcaCAGGGGGGCATCGAGCTCGGGAAGGACAGAAAACCTCCAAATCTGGGGATGCATCTGCACCCCAAGAGGAAGTGGGCACCGAGAGTTCGGAGAGCGGTTCTTCGCTGCAGGCTCCAAGTACAGAGTCAACCCCAGATGTGAACCGGTCACCGCGCACTAAACGTCTGGCCAAAGGCAGCCATCGCTCCCGGAACAGCACTCTGACTTCTCTGTGCATCCTTAGTCATTATCCCTTCTTTTCCACCTTTCGTGAATGTCTGTACACCCTCAAGAGACTTGTGGACTGCTGTAGTGAGAGATTGTTGGGCAAGAAGTTGGGGATTCCTCGTGGGGTGCAGAG GGATACAATGTGGCGGATTTTCACAGGCTCCCTCCTGGTGGAAGAAAAGTCTAGTGTGTTGCTACACGACCTGCGGGAGATCGAGGCCTGGATCTACCGGCTGCTCCGCTCGCCGATGCCTGTCGCTGGTCAGAAGAGGGTGGATGTGGAAGTCTTGCCACACGAGTTGCAGCCGGCTTTGACCTTTGCCCTTCCCGATCCATCCCGCTTCACCTTGGTGGATTTTCCACTACATCTGCCTTTGGAGTTGTTGGGAGTGGATGCTTGCCTACAGGTGCTGACCTGCATCCTTCTGGAGCACAAG GTTGTATTGCAGTCCCGAGATTATAATGCGCTCTCAATGTCTGTGATGGCCTTTGTGGCTATGATCTACCCGCTAGAGTACATGTTCCCAGTGATCCCTCTGCTTCCCACCTGCATGGCCTCTGCAGAACAG TTGCTTCTAGCCCCTACACCTTATATCATTGGTGTTCCAGCAAGTTTCTTCCTTTACaaactggattttaaaatgCCTGATGATGTATGGCTAATTGACCTGGATACCAATAGG GTGATTGTTCCCACAAATGCAGAATCTTTGCCAGCACTGCCAGAACCAGAAGCTTCAGAGCTGAAAAAGCATCTGAAACAG GCACTGGCCAGCATGAGTCTGAATACTCAGCCCATTCTTAATCTAGAGAAGTTCCACGAGGGGCAGGAGGTGCCACTGCTGCTGGGAAGACCACAGAATGATTTGCAATCTACTCCCTCCACAGAATTCAACCCTCTGATCTATGGAAATGATGTGGACTCTGTGGATGTGGCTACAAG gGTTGCTATGGTGAGATTCTTCAACTCACCAAATGTTTTGCAAGGTTTCCAGATGCATACTCGCACTCTTCGTCTCTTCCCACGACCAGTGGTGGCCTTCCAGGCAAATTCTTTTCTTGCCTCTAGACCAAAGCAAACACCTTTTGCAGATAAGCTTTCCAGGACACAGGCAGTAGAATACTTTGGAGAATGGTCACTCAATCCTACTAACTATGCTTTCCAAAGAATTCATAACA ACATGTTTGACCCAGCCCTGATTGGTGACAAACCGAAGTGGTACGCTCACCAGCTGCAGCCCATCCACTATCGTGTTTATGATAGCAATTCTCAGCTGGCTGAAGCGCTGAATGTCCCagtagagaaagaaacagaCTCTGATCCCACTGATGACAG TGACAGTGTCGACTATGATGACTCAAGTTCCTCATACTCCTCCCTTGGTGACTTTGTCAGTGAGATGATGAAATGTGACATTAATGGCGATACCCCAA ATGTTGACCCCCTGACTCACGCAGCCCTTGGTGATGCTAGTGAAGTGGAATTTGATGATTTTCAAGAATATTCAGGGGATCTGGATGAACAGGCCATGGACAGTGAAAACTCCCAAGAGAACAACCAGCCTCGTTCAAGTTCCAGTACTACAGCCAGTagcagccccagcactgtcATCCATGGCGTGAATCAT TTGTATGTAACGCAAGTTAGCGAACAGATCAATGATTTGACTGGTCCACAGGAGTCAGCAGATTcaacagaaatggaagagaagcTGGTTGCTGGATTTTCAAATCTCCCTTCCTTGTCACTGCAACCAAGCTTTCCCAAGATAAGCTTGGATCGTCGTGAGAGTGACAGCGCAGCTGGCAGCATGAGCTCCTCAGAAGGGGCGGTGAGGAAGCGAGAGTATGACAACCCGTACTTTGAGCCACAGTATGGCTTTCCTACggaggatgaagatgatgagCAGGAAGAGAGCTACACCCCAAGGTTTAACCAGAATCTCAACGGAAGCAG GTCTCAGAAGTTACTCCGTCCAAACAGTTTAAAACTGGCCAATGATTCTGATGCAGATTCAGATTCCAGGGCCAGCTCCCCGAACTCTACTGTGTCCAACAACAGCAGTGAAGGTTTTGGGGGCATCATGTCTTTTGCAA GCAGTTTGTACAGAAACCACAGCACAAGCTTCAGTCTGTCCAACTTAGCCCTACCAACCAAAGTTGGGAGAGACAAGAACACTCCCTTTCCCAGCCTGAAAG GAAACAGACGAGCCCTGGTGGATCAAAAGTCTTCGGTCATTAAGCACAGCCCAACAGTGAAGAGAGAGTCTCCATCGCCTCAGGGACGAACTAGCAATTCCag TGAGAACCAGCAATTCCTGAAGGAGGTGGTACACAATGTTCTCGATGGGCAAGGTGTTGGCTGGTTGAACATGAAGAGAGTCCGACGTCTGCTGGAGAGTGAGCAGCTCCGTGTCTTTGTACTAAGCAAGCTGAATCGCACGATCCAGTCAGAAGAAGATGCTCGACAGGATGTCATACAGGATGTG GAGATCAGCCGCAAGGTTTATAAAGGTATGCTGGACTTGCTGAAGTGCACCGTGCTGAGCCTGGAGCAGTCATATGCAAATGCTGGCCTGGGAGGCATGGCCAGTGTTTTTGGCCTGCTAGAGATAGCACATACTCACTATTACAACAAAG aaccagagaaaagaaaacGAAGCCCAACGGATGGATCTATCACTCCAGTTGGCAAGGATCCTGCATCATCTCCAAGAGTGGACCCAAAACCTGCGATGCAGCTGCCTGTACCTCAGCTGATGCCAAAGGCACCGAGCCCTGCAGGCAAAGGACCAAGGGAGTTTGACACAAGGAgtctaaaggaagaaaattttattgCTTCCATTG gGCCAGAAGGTGTGAAACACTTTGATTTGGGAGAAACGGATgagaaaaaatcccaaatcagTGCAGACAGTGGCCTTAGTTTGGCCTCAGGTTCTCAG AAGAGTGATTTTGACTCTGTTCCCAGTGGAGGACCGGCAGTTATGGTCCGAAGTACAAGCCAGGATTCTGAAGTTAGCACAGTG GTTAGTAACAGTTCCGGAGAGACACTGGGAGCAGACAGTGACTTGAGTAGCAATGCCGGTGATGGACCGAGTGTGGAAAATGGTGGCAATTTGGCAGGATCCAGAGGCACTGTGTCAGACAGTGAAATTGAGACAAACTCTGCTACTAGCTCTATCTTT GCAAAGTCCCACAACCTGAAGCAGAATGTGAAGGACAGCAAAGGCGTTACCCTTGGGAGAGGTCCAGAGGATGGGAACCAACGTGTCTATCTCTATGAAGGACTGCTGG GTAGGGATAAAGGATCTGTCTGGGACCAGTTAGAGGATGCTGCAATGGAAACCTTCTCTATGA GCAAAGAGCGTTCAACTTTGTGGGACCAGATGCAGTTCTGGGAAGATGCTTTTTTGGATGCTGTGATGTTAGAGAGAGAAGGGATGGGGATGGACCAGGGACCTCAGGAGATGATTGACAG GTATCTTTCCCTGGGAGAACATGATCGAAAGCGTTTGGAGGATGATGAGGACCGCTTGTTGGCTACACTGCTGCATAATATGATTGCTTATATGCTTATGATAAAG GTGAACAAGAATGATATTAGGAAGAAGGTGCGTCGTCTGATGGGAAAATCACATATTGGATTGGTGCACAGCCAGCAAATAAATGATATTCTAGACAAGCTTGCCAATCTG aatGGACGGGACCTCCCTGTAAGACCCAGTGGCAGTCGCCACATCAAGAAGCAGACTTTTGTGGTACACGCTGGGACAGACACAACAGGAGACATATTTTTCATGGAG GTATGTGATGATTGCATTGTGCTGAGAAGCAACATTGGAACTGTGTATGAACGTTGGTGGTATGAGAAACTCATCAACATGACGTACTGTCCCAAAACAAAAGTGCTGTGCCTGTGGCGGAGGAATGGTCAGGAGACACAACTGAACAAATTCTACACAAAGAAG TGTCGGGAATTATACTACTGTGTGAAAGACAGTATGGAGCGAGCAGCAGCAAGGCAGCAAAGCATTAAACCAG